In Tubulanus polymorphus chromosome 2, tnTubPoly1.2, whole genome shotgun sequence, a single window of DNA contains:
- the LOC141898985 gene encoding uncharacterized protein LOC141898985, with protein sequence MLVELPLILTPRANLLVLPSRKRGTSWRQNYTCWFAIVRQSLRDRNISSSASDLILRSWRPSTRKQYDPAIRKWTAMCNARVMKGVFEARPALPRYSKMWDVSVVLRYMSTLALSELSSKDLTYKTVTLLALASGQRLQTSNSKLLISFVRPYKPVSTDTLSRWIKNFLSTAGVDISVWSAHSTRDAAASKIYTAEVSLDVIMKGANWKSADTLQNLICGSI encoded by the exons ATGTTGGTAGAACTACCGCTGATTTTGACACCAAGGGCGAATCTCCTAGTGTTGCCTTCTCGGAAGCGCGGCACAAGTTGGCGCCAAAACTACACCTGCTGGTTTGCCATTGTCCGGCAATCGTTGCGAGACAGAAATATTTCGAGCTCGGCTTCGGATCTTATCCTCAGATCATGGAGGCCGTCTACTAGGAAACAATATGATCCGGCCATACGAAAGTGGACAGCCATGTGTAATGCGAGGG TTATGAAGGGTGTTTTTGAAGCGCGACCAGCACTTCCtagatattcaaaaatgtGGGATGTGTCTGTTGTTCTAAGGTACATGAGTACGTTAGCTTTATCGGAACTTAGCTCGAAGGATTTGACTTATAAAACTGTTACGTTGCTAGCGCTGGCATCTGGTCAGAGGTTACAGACTTCGA ATTCTAAGTTACTGATTAGTTTTGTCCGGCCTTATAAGCCGGTTTCTACTGACACGCTTTCGAGGTGGATTAAGAACTTTCTGTCTACTGCTGGGGTTGATATCAGTGTGTGGTCGGCGCATAGTACACGTGACGCAGCggcttcaaaaatatatacagcAGAGGTATCCCTTGATGTGATTATGAAAGGTGCAAATTGGAAGAGTGCCGATACTTTACAGAATTTAATTTGTGGATCGATATAA